From the Glutamicibacter halophytocola genome, the window TGAAGCCGGTCTTGATCTTCTTGGTGCGCGGCAGATCCAGTTCCTCGAACAATACGACCTGCAGCTGCTTGGGGCTTGAAAGATTCACCTCGTGGCCGATCGCGGCGAACGCATCGTTGGTCGCCTGATCCACCTGGGTGGTGAAATGCGCGCGCAACTCATTCAGCCGGTCCACGTCCACTGCCACGCCGGCGCGTTCCATCTCGAAGAGCACCGGAATCAGCGGCAGCTCCATTTCCGCCGCCAGCACATCCGCGTGCTTTTCGGCCAGCTTGGTGGCCAGATAGGCGGAGAGGTCATGAATCGCCTGCGCCTGGGCCAAGGCCGGTTCGGCAAGGTCCGAGGTGAGCCCCAGGTCCAGTTCGCCCTTTTTCGCTTCATGCACCGGCACCGCGTACTTCAGGTGGTACTGCACCACATCCACCAGATCGTGGCTTCGGCGATCCGGCTGGATCAGGTAGGCGCTAATCAGCGTGTCGTCCCGGATGCCGGCAACTTCCAGACCGCGTTCGATCAGCAGGTGCATGGCCGCTTTGGCGTCGTGGAAGATCTTCGGAGCGTTCTCATCGGCCAGGAACTGCGCCAGCACGCCTTCTGCGGCTTCATCCAGCTGAGCCAAGTCCAGCCAAGCGGCCTGGTCACCGCGGTAGAGCGCAAGCCCCACTGCTTCCCCATCAACCACCGCCGGCTGCAGGGCGATTGGTGCACCCTTGCCGGCGTCGATGAAGCCACGCAGGCCTTCGGCATTGTCGGTGACCACCCGGGTGAAGGCCGCAACCTCCGGCGCGACCTCTTCTTCCTGGGCAGCGAAGAGGTCAAAAAGCCGCTTGCGCAGGGTATTGAATTCCAGCGCGTCGAACAGGTTCTCGATCTCTTCGCGGTTCGGCGCCGACAGTTCCATCTCTTCCAGGGTCACGGGAAGATCCAGATCGTGCTTGAGCTGGTTCAGGCGGCGGTTGCGCGTCACGTTGTCCACATGCTCGCGCAGCGACTCGCCCACCTTGCCCTTGATCGCATCAATGTTCTCCAGGATGCCGGCCAGATCGCCATACTGGTTGATCCATTTGGCTGCCGTCTTCGGGCCAACCCCCGGCACGCCGGGCAGGTTGTCGGCGGTTTCGCCTACCAGCGCGGCAAGGTCCGAGTAGCGTTCGGGGCGAACGAAATATTTCGCTTCCACGGCGGCGGCGTCCATCGGCGGAATGTCGCTGATGCCCTTCTTCGGGTACAGCACCAGGGTCTTTTCGGTGATCAGCTGGAAGGCGTCTCGGTCTCCTGACACCACCAGCACATCGAATCCGGCGTCTTCGCCCTTGGTAGCCAGCGTGGCAAGGATGTCGTCAGCTTCGAAGCTTTCCAGGGTGATCGACGGAATATTCATCGCCTTCATCACTTCCTGGATGAGGTCGATCTGCCCGTAGAACTCTTCGGGGGTCTTATTCCGGCCACCCTTGTATTCGGTGTACTCCAACGAGCGGAAGGTCGGGGTATCCAAGTCGAAGGCCACGGCAACGTGCGTAGGCTTCTGCTGCCGGATCATCGTCAGCAGCATCGACACGAATCCGTGCACCGCGTTGGTGTGCTGTCCGGTGCTTGTTGCGAAGTTCTCCGCGGGCAGCGCGTAGAACGCGCGGAACGCCATGGAATGTCCGTCAATAATCAGCAGTCTTTTGTCCGACGAGGGTGTCAGTTTGGTAGTTTCGCTCACACCTGAAAGCCTAGTGGCCATGAACGAGAATTTCACTCCGCAACCCACGCAATCTTCGGCACATCCCTTCGCCGACCAGCTGGCCCGGCACGGAGTTCCGGAATCCATCTGGCCCTATCTCACCCACAATGGCGTCGGCGAACTCGTTGAGAAATTGCAGATCGTCTTCACCGAGTTCAGCCCTCAAAGGCTGAGCGCCACCATGCCGGTGGCCGGAAACACGCAGGTCTACGGGATCCTGCACGGCGGGGCCTCGGCAGCACTGGCGGAAACGCTCGGCTCGATGGCCGCGGCGCTGCATGGGGCCGGAACCTCCCAGCCGGTGGGCGTTGATCTGAACATCACTCATCACAAGGCGGGGCGCTCCGGGGTGGTCACGGCCCAGTGCACGCCGGTGCATTTAGGCGCGCGCAGCACATGCCATGAGATCATCATCAGCAACGATGCGGGCCAGCGGATCGCCACGGCGCGCATCACCAACATGCTCTTGCCGCTCGACCGCTAATTGCCGAGCCAGCCGGGCCGCTAGTCGACCGAGTAGCGGGACAGGAAGATGTCGCCACCCAGATCGGTGACGCTCAGCGACGAGAGCTGGGTGCTGATGCCGCGCCCGAAAATGCTGGTCCCTTCCCCGAGCACCACCGGCACGGTCACCACGATCAGTTCATCGAGAATTTTCGCTTCGACGAAACCGCCGGCCACATCCGCCCCGCCGACGATCCACACGTCACCGGCGCCAGCGCTGCGCGCAATATCCCGGCTCCAGAAGCCGAATTCGCCACGAATGAAGGTCAGATCGGTATCGGGAAGGGTCGGCAGTTCGTGGTGGGTGAAGACCCAAACAGGCTTATCCCCGAACTTCCACTCCATCCGGCCCTCGGCGACTTCGCGGGCGATATCGGCGTAGGTTTTCCCGCCGATCACGACCGCGCCGACGCTTTCGAAGAACTGGTCAAAATGCTTTTTCACACCCGGTTGCTGGGCGAACGTGGTGAACCAGTGCGCATCTTTGCTGCCATCTGCGATAAAACCATCAACGGAGGCACCCACGTAGTACTTGAAGCTTGTCATGGCTCCAGTCTAGGGGTGCCTCCGTTGAAGGCAATATCAAGTTGTTCTTACCAGCCGAACGCCCGAAAGCGGGCGACCGGTTTTTGCGCTAGTGGCTTGAGGAGAAACCCAGAATGGCTTCGCTCAGCTGCGGCACGATCAGCACGACGCCGAAGGCGACGATCAGGCCGGCAACAACGAAGCAGGCGTACGCTGCGCTCTTGCTCAGGCTCGTGCTCCGACCTTCGTCCTTGGCCACGGCCAAAAGGCGCACCCCGAACGAATATGCGGCGACAATCAGCATTGCCGAAATCCACGTGACAACGGCAACGATCCCAAAGGAGGCCCAGTCGATCATGAGTTATCAGCTTCCTTCTGCACTGCAGCAAGCTTTGCCTGCTGCGCTTCGGCTTTGGCCTTGGCACGACGCTGCTTCTTGGTCAAGATGTTCACCGCTGCGCCGGAGTTGTCAATGTCGGACATGGTCGTCTCGGCACCGTGAGGCTGCTTGCGGGACACGAACCAGATGGTCAGCATTGCCGCCAGGCCCAGGATCGCGACGATCACCACGCCCGGGGTGCCCAGATGGGTGATCCATGCGGCCAGGCCGCCGACGATCGCTGCAGCCGGCAAGGTGAAGAGCCAGCCAAGGGCAATGCGCCCGGCAGTCCCCCAGCGAACCTCGCCGCCCTTGCGGCCCAATCCGGAACCGATGACAGAACCGGAAGCCACCTGGGTGGTCGATAATGCGAAGCCCAGGTGCGAGGAAGCCAAGATGGCTGAAGCGGTGGAAACCTCCGCGGCGAAACCCTGTGCAGGCTTCACATCGGTCAAGCCCGAACCCATGGTCTGGATGATGCGCCAGCCACCGGTGTAAGTACCCAGGGCGATCGCAAAAGCACAAGCGGCCACAACCCACAGGTGCACGCCGGAGTCGGATTCTTGCAGCCCCGAGGCAACCAAGGTCAGGGTGATGATGCCCATGGTCTTCTGCGCATCGTTGGTACCGTGCGAGAGTGCCACCAGCGAGGAGGAGAAAATCTGTCCGTAGCGGAAGCCGCCGCGCTTAGGCGAGGCGCCGCTTTGCCGCTTGGTGATGGCGTAGGCCAGCTTGGTGCATAGGTAGGCGGAGACGCCAGCGATAATCGGCGCGCAAATGGCCGGGAGCAAGACCTTGGAGAGCAGCACGCCGTAGTTCACTGAAGCCAGGCCGGCACCGACAATAGCTGCACCGACCAGGCCTCCGAACAGTGCGTGGGAGGAGCTCGATGGCAGGCCCAGCAGCCAGGTCAGAAGATTCCAGATCACCGCGCCCATCAGGCCCGCGAAGATCATGGCCGGGCCGATGGCCACGCCGGTGGTGGGGTCTTCGTTGATGATGCCGCCAGAGATGGTCTTTGCTACCTCGGTGGAGAGGAAAGCGCCGACCAGATTCAAAATTGCGGCGAGGGCAACTGCCTTCTTGGGGGAAATTGCACCGGTTGCGATCGGGGTGGCCATCGCATTGGCCGTGTCATGAAAACCGTTGGTGAAGTCGAAAAACAACGCCAAGGCGATGACCAGGACGACGATTAGCGTCAAATCCATTTAGTACCAGCCTGAAGGGTCGAACGGCAAGGGAAAGTGTGCGGGCTTCGAATTAAGATCCCCTGCGAAAATCAGTGTGGTGCAGGACTTGGTTCCAAGCGCAGTTTCAATCTTAGGCGTACTGGGCTGTTCGTCAATCCAGGCAGTCAACCAGCATCTGGCAAAATTTGGATTAACTTTGAACATCACAGCAGGGCCTGCAGCCCTGTGACCGCTGCGCCACATTGGGGTGACATGGAAAATGTGCGTCAAAACATAGGGTGTCATAACGCACATCTTCAGCAGCGGCACGAGCCGTTGTTGCCTACTTGACCTGATCGACCACGGTTTCGGCTACCTGTCGCATGCTCAGGCGGCGGTCCATGGAGGTCTTCTGGATCCAGCGGAACGCTTCTGGCTCGGTCAGCCCCATCTTCGTGATCAACAGGCTCTTGGCACGATCAACCAGCTTGCGGGTTTCGAACTGCTCAGCCAGGTTGCTGACTTCTTCTTCCAGGGCACGCAGCTCGTCATTGCGCGAGATGGCGATCTCGATGGCCGGAGTCAGATCGCCCGGGGTGAAAGGCTTCACCACGTAGGCCATGGCGCCGGCTTCGCGGGCACGTTCCACCAGTTCCTTCTGGCTGAACGCGGTCAGCAGCACCACCGGGGCAATGCGCTCCTTGACGATCGCCTCGGCAGCGGTAATGCCATCCATCACCGGCATCTTCACGTCCATGAGCACCAAATCCGGCTTGAGCTCGCGGGCCTTGTCCAAAGCGGCTTGCCCGTTATCGGCCTCGGCGACAACTTCATAGCCTTCGGATCGCAGGATTTCGACAATATCCAGTCGGATCAGGGTTTCATCTTCGGCAACGAGAACACGACGCGGGGTGGACTGCACCTCGGATGGAATTCGGGTGATTTCGGGTAGTTCGCTCATTGGCGTCTTCCTCCATGGTCAAAAATCCTGTCCGTGCGAGGGACAGCAAATAGATGGTTTCCGATAGCGAAGCCACGTTGCCTCGGTTTCACATACAAGCCTACTTGCATGTACTCTGGTTCAGGCGAAGACGCGAGGATCCTGATTAGGAATTCTGGAAAACCTCTAGTAAAGTAGTCAAAGTGCCAGCCCAAGTGGCGGAATCGGTAGACGCGCCGCACTCAAAATGCGGTATCGAAAGATGTGTGGGTTCGAGTCCCACCTTGGGCACAGCGAAGCAGCCGCTGGACCGGAGATTTTCTCCGGTCCAGCGGTTTTTTTGCGCCCAAAATCGATGCGGCTGTGACCGAGTCCACACCAGTGGATTTCAGTCCCAGCCAAGCAAAAAGTTCCGCTGCCCGATGCCATATGGCGTCGGGCAGCGGAACTTTTAAGGTCTCAGCGTAAAAAGCTGCTGCTACAGGGACTCAGGAGTTGAAACATTCTCCGCTGCCCATGGGCCAACCTTCTCGCGGGCTGGCATTGGCTTGCCGTCAACCAGCTGGCCTGCATCGGCCAGATCGCCGATCTTGTGCACGCGAAGCGAGTTGGTGGAGCCTGCCTGCCCTGGAGGGGAACCGGCGGCAATGCAGACCAGGTCGTTGATCTCAGCCAAGCCCTCGGAGAGCAGCGCCTCGTCCACCTGGGCGGTCATCTTGTCGGTATGGTCCGCGTAAGCCACCAGGCGAGCCTGGATGCCCCACATCAGGGTCATGATGTTGTAGGTCTGCTGCAGCGGGGTGAACGCCAGCACAGGCTTCTTCGGGCGCAAGCGCGAGAGGCGGCGTGCCGAGTCGCCGGACTGGGTGAAGGCCACAATGTACTTCGCATCGAGCTGATCCGAGATCTCCACAGCGGCACGGGTGATGGCACCGCCGCGGGTCTTGGGCTTGGAGCCCAGGCGCGGGATGCGATCCAGGCCGTGCTCTTCGGTGGAAGAGATGATGCGGGACATGGTTTCCACGGTTTCCACCGGGTAGGCGCCAACCGAGGTCTCCCCCGACAGCATGACTGCGTCCGCGCCATCGAGAACTGCGTTGGCGCAGTCCGAAGCTTCGGCGCGGGTCGGAGTTGGCGACTCGATCATCGATTCGAGCACCTGGGTGGCAACGATGACCGGCTTGGCCCAGCGGCGTGCGAGCTCAACAGCGCGCTTCTGCACCACGGGAACCTCTTCCAGCGGCAATTCCACGCCGAGGTCGCCACGGGCCACCATGATGGCGTCGAACGCGTTGATGATCTCTTCCAGCGCTGCCACGGCCTGCGGCTTCTCGATCTTGGCGATCACCGGTACGCGGCGGCCTTCTTCGTCCATGATTTCGTGCACGCGCGAAATGTCTTCTGCGTTGCGCACGAAGGACAGAGCGACCATGTCGACGCCGGCACGCAGTGCCCAACGCAGGTCGTCCTCGTCCTTTTCGCTCAATGCGGGTACGTTCACTGCGACGCCCGGCAGGTTGATGCCCTTGTTATTGGACACTTCGCCGCCGACGATGACCTCCGAGCGCACCGAGGTCGCGTCAACCTCAACAGCCTTGAGCTTGACCTTGCCGTCGTTGACCAGCAGGAAATCCCCTGGCTTCACATCTTCTGGGAGGCCCTTGAAAGTGGTCGAGCACAGGTTTCGGGTGCCTTCCACATCATCAATGGTGATGGTGAATTCCTCGCCAGCTTCGAGGATGTACTTCGCGTTGTCCTTGAAGCGGCCCAAACGGATCTTCGGGCCCTGCAGGTCGGCGAAGATGCCGACCGCACGGCCGATCTCCGCTGCCGCGTTGCGCACGTTCGCCAGCGATTGCGCGTGCATGGAGTGGTCTCCATGGCTCATGTTCAAGCGTGCTACATCCACGCCTGCTTTTAGTACCGCTACAGTGTTTTCATAGCTCGCCAGGGCTGGACCCCAGGTTGCCACAATCTTTGCGCGTCTCATTCCGTCAGCCAAATGCCTTTCATGTTCACATAGGCAAAATGCGGCCCACCCGGATATCGGGTGCGCCGCATTCAAGCCTATGACACTCAAATGATGCTGATGGCCCTATCGGTTGGAGCTACCGGTGCAGGAAGGGTGGTCGAGCCCATGAGGAACTGATCGACCGAAGCTGCGCAAGCGCGGCCTTCGGCGATAGCCCACACGATCAGCGACTGTCCCCGACCGGCGTCTCCGGCGACGAAGACCGATTCGGTGTTCGTCTTGTAGTAGCCATCTCGGGCGACGTTGCCCCGGTTGTCGAATTCGATACTGACCTGTTCGTCCAGCCCTGAAACTTCAGGCCCGGTGAACCCGAGGGCAAGCAAAACCAAATCCGCAGTGATGACGCGTTCGGTTCCAGGCTTCGGGAGGCGCTTGCCAGCAACAAATTCTGTCTCTGCAACTGTAACACCGATCACCTTGTTCTGCTCAGTTCCCTCGCCGGCGACGAAGTTCACAGTCGACGCGAGGTAGCTGCGTTCGCCGCCTTCTTCGTGCGAGGACTGCACCTCGAAGAGCACTGGCATCATTGGCCACGGCTGGTTTTCGCTGCGTTCGGTGCCCGGCTGCTTGCCGATGGCCAGCGTCGTAACACTGGCCGCGCCCTGGCGCAAAGCGGTGCCGATGCAGTCCGAGCCGGTGTCGCCGCCGCCGAGGATGATCACGTGCTTGCCCTTGGCATCGATTTTGCGCTCGCTGCTGGTACCGGCAACAACGCGGTTGTTGTCGGTGAGGAACTCCATGGCGTGGTGCACGCCTTCAAGCTTGTTGCCGGGTACCGGAAGCTCGCGTGGCACGGTGGCACCAGTGGCAACAATCACCGCGTCGTAGTCGCGCTGCAGCTGCTTCCAGGTGATGTCCTTGCCGATTTCGATGCCGGTGCGGAAGATCGTGCCTTCCTCGCGCATCTGGTCCAGGCGGCGATCGATGATCTGCTTTTCCAGCTTGAAGTCCGGAATGCCGAAGCGCAGCAGCCCGCCGATGGCCTCATCGCGTTCGTATACGGCCACAGTGTGTCCGGCACGGGTCAGCTGCTGGGCGGCAGCCAGTCCGGCAGGGCCCGAACCCACGATGGCGACACGGTGCTCGGTGTGGCGCGCTGGCGGCTGCGGGACAAAGTCCCCGGCATCCATCAGGTGCTCGGCCAGT encodes:
- a CDS encoding ANTAR domain-containing response regulator, with amino-acid sequence MSELPEITRIPSEVQSTPRRVLVAEDETLIRLDIVEILRSEGYEVVAEADNGQAALDKARELKPDLVLMDVKMPVMDGITAAEAIVKERIAPVVLLTAFSQKELVERAREAGAMAYVVKPFTPGDLTPAIEIAISRNDELRALEEEVSNLAEQFETRKLVDRAKSLLITKMGLTEPEAFRWIQKTSMDRRLSMRQVAETVVDQVK
- a CDS encoding dihydrofolate reductase family protein, which translates into the protein MTSFKYYVGASVDGFIADGSKDAHWFTTFAQQPGVKKHFDQFFESVGAVVIGGKTYADIAREVAEGRMEWKFGDKPVWVFTHHELPTLPDTDLTFIRGEFGFWSRDIARSAGAGDVWIVGGADVAGGFVEAKILDELIVVTVPVVLGEGTSIFGRGISTQLSSLSVTDLGGDIFLSRYSVD
- the pyk gene encoding pyruvate kinase, which encodes MRRAKIVATWGPALASYENTVAVLKAGVDVARLNMSHGDHSMHAQSLANVRNAAAEIGRAVGIFADLQGPKIRLGRFKDNAKYILEAGEEFTITIDDVEGTRNLCSTTFKGLPEDVKPGDFLLVNDGKVKLKAVEVDATSVRSEVIVGGEVSNNKGINLPGVAVNVPALSEKDEDDLRWALRAGVDMVALSFVRNAEDISRVHEIMDEEGRRVPVIAKIEKPQAVAALEEIINAFDAIMVARGDLGVELPLEEVPVVQKRAVELARRWAKPVIVATQVLESMIESPTPTRAEASDCANAVLDGADAVMLSGETSVGAYPVETVETMSRIISSTEEHGLDRIPRLGSKPKTRGGAITRAAVEISDQLDAKYIVAFTQSGDSARRLSRLRPKKPVLAFTPLQQTYNIMTLMWGIQARLVAYADHTDKMTAQVDEALLSEGLAEINDLVCIAAGSPPGQAGSTNSLRVHKIGDLADAGQLVDGKPMPAREKVGPWAAENVSTPESL
- a CDS encoding hotdog fold thioesterase, which produces MNENFTPQPTQSSAHPFADQLARHGVPESIWPYLTHNGVGELVEKLQIVFTEFSPQRLSATMPVAGNTQVYGILHGGASAALAETLGSMAAALHGAGTSQPVGVDLNITHHKAGRSGVVTAQCTPVHLGARSTCHEIIISNDAGQRIATARITNMLLPLDR
- a CDS encoding glutamate synthase subunit beta — translated: MADPRGFLKVTERVTQPKRPVPVRLMDYKEVVERQKDGTLQQQASRCMDCGIPFCHQGCPLGNLIPEFNDLTYKGRLDDAAARLLSTNNFPELTGKLCPAPCESSCVLGINQPAVTIKQVEAELAEHLMDAGDFVPQPPARHTEHRVAIVGSGPAGLAAAQQLTRAGHTVAVYERDEAIGGLLRFGIPDFKLEKQIIDRRLDQMREEGTIFRTGIEIGKDITWKQLQRDYDAVIVATGATVPRELPVPGNKLEGVHHAMEFLTDNNRVVAGTSSERKIDAKGKHVIILGGGDTGSDCIGTALRQGAASVTTLAIGKQPGTERSENQPWPMMPVLFEVQSSHEEGGERSYLASTVNFVAGEGTEQNKVIGVTVAETEFVAGKRLPKPGTERVITADLVLLALGFTGPEVSGLDEQVSIEFDNRGNVARDGYYKTNTESVFVAGDAGRGQSLIVWAIAEGRACAASVDQFLMGSTTLPAPVAPTDRAISII
- a CDS encoding inorganic phosphate transporter codes for the protein MDLTLIVVLVIALALFFDFTNGFHDTANAMATPIATGAISPKKAVALAAILNLVGAFLSTEVAKTISGGIINEDPTTGVAIGPAMIFAGLMGAVIWNLLTWLLGLPSSSSHALFGGLVGAAIVGAGLASVNYGVLLSKVLLPAICAPIIAGVSAYLCTKLAYAITKRQSGASPKRGGFRYGQIFSSSLVALSHGTNDAQKTMGIITLTLVASGLQESDSGVHLWVVAACAFAIALGTYTGGWRIIQTMGSGLTDVKPAQGFAAEVSTASAILASSHLGFALSTTQVASGSVIGSGLGRKGGEVRWGTAGRIALGWLFTLPAAAIVGGLAAWITHLGTPGVVIVAILGLAAMLTIWFVSRKQPHGAETTMSDIDNSGAAVNILTKKQRRAKAKAEAQQAKLAAVQKEADNS
- the polA gene encoding DNA polymerase I, which encodes MAFRAFYALPAENFATSTGQHTNAVHGFVSMLLTMIRQQKPTHVAVAFDLDTPTFRSLEYTEYKGGRNKTPEEFYGQIDLIQEVMKAMNIPSITLESFEADDILATLATKGEDAGFDVLVVSGDRDAFQLITEKTLVLYPKKGISDIPPMDAAAVEAKYFVRPERYSDLAALVGETADNLPGVPGVGPKTAAKWINQYGDLAGILENIDAIKGKVGESLREHVDNVTRNRRLNQLKHDLDLPVTLEEMELSAPNREEIENLFDALEFNTLRKRLFDLFAAQEEEVAPEVAAFTRVVTDNAEGLRGFIDAGKGAPIALQPAVVDGEAVGLALYRGDQAAWLDLAQLDEAAEGVLAQFLADENAPKIFHDAKAAMHLLIERGLEVAGIRDDTLISAYLIQPDRRSHDLVDVVQYHLKYAVPVHEAKKGELDLGLTSDLAEPALAQAQAIHDLSAYLATKLAEKHADVLAAEMELPLIPVLFEMERAGVAVDVDRLNELRAHFTTQVDQATNDAFAAIGHEVNLSSPKQLQVVLFEELDLPRTKKIKTGFTTDAESLQDLLVKTGHPFLVALMAYRDAIKLRQTVDGLLKATHGDGRIHTTYAQTVAATGRLSSLNPNLQNIPVRSEEGRRIRDVFMVGEGYESLLTVDYSQIEMRIMAHLSEDEGLIEAYQNGEDLHRYVGSRVFNVAPEEVTSEMRSKVKAMSYGLAYGLSSFGLSKQLKIGVDEARKLMKDYFDRFGAVRTYLRSVVDQARKDGYTETIFGRRRYLPELNSSDRRLRDIAERAALNAPIQGSAADLVKVAMLKIAEGLAAGQFKSRMLLQVHDELILEVAAGELEQVQELVTREMGQAADLLVPLDVQPGIGRTWHDAAH